One window from the genome of Salvia splendens isolate huo1 chromosome 9, SspV2, whole genome shotgun sequence encodes:
- the LOC121749603 gene encoding probable ADP-ribosylation factor GTPase-activating protein AGD14, whose protein sequence is MANRKEDEKNEKIIRNLLKLPDNRRCINCNSLGPQYACTSFWTFVCTTCSGIHREFTHRVKSVSMAKFTPQEVSALQGGGNASGREIYLKEWDTQRNSLPDGSNIDRLRDFIKHVYVDRRFTGEKNAEKPPRAKMGETDDFSGNRRVDNYQGSRSPPYDDSFERRYSDRSSSGGRSPAYDQDSKRSGDFRKSPAREVVNDWRREDRFGNGRRSSDEGSKLEIRSPDHRKDSDISSPPVVRPVRDILGDNVSPLRVIEPPKATGGKSNDGRPPAQRTASSSSLASSDANPSEIKVETSFIDFDAVPEPPPTVTVQQPSSNDWANFDSLPDVKTTTPASNSVESLLSGLSVPASSSGPFAPPGTSSSFSSTGIQGSSFGPSFGDTAPPSGIPTGGASVSPFGSAPINAPTGGQWPTMNPQQQPLFPSGIQQPLSGGSSLNMPWNPPTQNAYGPPGASIAQLGQAEMASSPAPATREFTSDPKHSGRNALPEDLFSMNYSYNPSPVPGWYPGASYVARVPMHYNTPMAVANYPSMPTSTNPFDVNEPSPVQASTFPSMASLQGALPKTAAPSSLLHTPNDGASPYHPSMLAQAPSFAPTNPTSAFMGHEIAGGSMAPRPQGFPGFGLEDSAFASLNPNPQAGGLHPAAHPASSNFSTHSGNPFG, encoded by the exons ATGGCAaaccggaaggaggacgagaaGAATGAGAAAATTATAAGGAATCTTCTAAAGCTTCCCGATAATCGCCGGTGTATTAACTGCAACAGCTTG GGACCCCAATATGCATGTACCAGCTTCTGGACATTTGTGTGTACAACCTGCAGTGGGATACA TCGGGAGTTCACGCACAGAGTGAAGTCAGTATCTATGGCTAAATTTACTCCACAAGAAGTTAGTGCACTTCAAGGGGGAGGAAATGCG AGTGGTAGAGAAATTTATTTGAAGGAATGGGATACTCAGCGTAATTCTCTCCCTGATGGCAG CAATATAGACAGACTACGTGATTTCATCAAGCATGTCTATGTAGACAGAAGATTTACCGGTGAGAAGAATGCGGAAAAACCTCCAAGGGCAAAGATG GGAGAAACTGATGATTTCAGTGGAAATAGGAGGGTCGACAACTATCAGGGTAGTCGGAGTCCTCCTTATGATGATTCCTTTGAGCGTCGCTATAGTGATAGATCTAGTTCGGGTGGAAGAAGTCCAGCATATGATCAAGACAGTAAGCGAAGTGGTGATTTTAGAAAAAGTCCTGCCCGAGAAGTAGTTAATGATTGGAGACGAGAGGATAGATTTGGAAATGGCAGGAGGTCTTCTGATGAAGGCTCTAAGCTTGAAATTAGGTCCCCTGATCATCGAAAGGATTCGGATATATCCAGTCCTCCTGTGGTTCGTCCTGTTAGAGATATATTAGGAGATAACGTATCTCCACTTCGAGTTATTGAACCTCCGAAAGCCACTGGTGGAAAGTCAAATGATGGTCGGCCACCTGCACAG AGAACTGCGTCCTCCAGTAGCTTGGCATCATCAGATGCGAATCCATCTGAGATAAAAGTGGAGACTTCATTTATTGATTTTGATGCCGTTCCTGAACCACCTCCCACAGTTACTGTCCAACAACCTAGCAGTAATGACTGGGCGAATTTTGATTCTCTGCCCGATGTCAAAACAACTACTCCAGCTTCAAACTCTGTGGAATCACTACTTTCTGGGTTGTCAGTTCCCGCATCCTCATCTGGTCCCTTTGCCCCTCCAGGAACATCATCTTCTTTCAGTTCCACGGGTATACAAGGCTCATCGTTCGGACCATCCTTCGGAGATACTGCTCCACCATCTGGTATTCCCACCGGTGGTGCTTCTGTTTCACCCTTTGGCTCTGCACCTATAAATGCTCCCACTGGAGGACAGTGGCCTACGATGAATCCTCAACAACAACCTCTGTTCCCTAGTGGTATTCAACAGCCTCTTTCTGGTGGTTCTTCACTCAACATG CCATGGAATCCACCTACGCAAAATGCCTATGGACCTCCTGGTGCTTCTATTGCACAACTTGGTCAAGCTGAAATGGCTTCTTCTCCTGCACCTGCTACCAGAGAATTTACATCTGATCCAAAACATAGTGGAAGAAATGCACTCCCGGAGGACCTATTTTCGATGAATTACTCTTATAATCCATCTCCAGTTCCAGGGTGGTATCCTGGTGCCTCCTATGTTGCCAGGGTCCCAATGCATTACAATACGCCCATG GCTGTAGCAAATTACCCGTCAATGCCAACATCAACCAATCCTTTTGATGTTAATGAGCCTTCTCCAGTACAAGCATCAACA TTTCCTTCTATGGCATCCTTACAAGGTGCTTTACCAAAAACCGCTGCCCCGTCTAGTCTATTGCATACTCCGAATGATGGAGCCTCTCCATATCATCCCTCTATGCTTGCTCAAGCGCCATCATTTGCACCAACAAATCCTACAA GTGCATTCATGGGACATGAAATAGCTGGTGGCAGCATGGCACCAAG GCCACAAGGATTTCCTGGTTTCGGGCTCGAGGACTCTGCTTTTGCTTCTCTTAATCCAAATCCTCAGGCAGGTGGACTACACCCAGCAGCTCATCCTGCTTCTAGTAACTTCAGTACCCACAGTGGAAACCCATTTGGCTGA